A genomic segment from Triticum dicoccoides isolate Atlit2015 ecotype Zavitan chromosome 1A, WEW_v2.0, whole genome shotgun sequence encodes:
- the LOC119286418 gene encoding ubiquitin carboxyl-terminal hydrolase 25-like, which produces MAPTAEPASPAPPRRPRPGPPPGLKNLGNTCYLNSVLQCLASTPPLASFCLASRHSNLCKKVFPNRDKECAFCVLERQIVRQLRAEAGALDSPGKVLRSLPLFAEHFRWGRQEDAHEFLRYVIDACHTACLRIRKRLPVATANGDCGPEEGRGQGSCMVMRETFGGALLSQVKCLVCKGESNKTDEIMDLSLDLLGTSSVGDALTCFFKPEVLEGANKYSCERCKKLTSARKQMFILKAPKVLVIQLKRFDGIHGGKINRNIEFKEGLVLSDFMYDKNQDPQPVYNLFGSIVHSGFSQDSGHYYAYVKDATGRWYCCNDSQVSLSRSQDVLTEKVYILFYILSSKTQTNSTNGYSSSAVKSSNTNGNGISSAACSEPLKIPLVKQNGSCSTKGIVPLPLKNGKIAPGLQFKPIHLKNTGTEKVASNGKPHPVLRKPEVNEATALVESNGCGPAKSAEPSEGYANGSISCDKLDADSQRMLQGTDGNGHPVHFVGLQETSGAKATCAENPPEQPSSVVTSTLDKSICSSEKGPKSSVLHPEVSADSVKAVVASAKDSACLKHHLEEGKFKEMLAESASSELRSSGWADDVCNFMRSAKRQCIQNTGMSQDSEAIRKQLISDSGRVFRSKIPELLREDLIQSLRSYFEDKF; this is translated from the exons ATGGCCCCCACCGCGGAGCCGGCGTCCCCGGCGCCGCCGCGGCGCCCGCGCCCCGGCCCGCCCCCCGGGCTCAAGAACCTCGGCAACACCTGCTACCTCAACAGCGTCCTCCAGTGCCTCGCCTCCACGCCTCCGCTCGCCAGCTTCTGTCTCGCCTCCCGCCACTCCAATCTAT GCAAAAAAGTGTTTCCCAACAGGGACAAGGAGTGCGCCTTCTGCGTCCTCGAGCGGCAGATTGTGCGGCAGCTTCGGGCGGAGGCAGGGGCGCTCGACTCGCCTGGGAAGGTCCTCCGCAGCCTGCCGCTCTTCGCCGAGCACTTCCGGTGGGGGCGCCAGGAGGACGCCCACGAGTTCCTGCGCTACGTCATAGACGCTTGTCACACTGCCTGCCTCCGCATACGCAAGCGCCTCCCCGTGGCAACTGCCAATGGCGACTGTGGCCCGGAGGAGGGCCGAGGTCAGGGGAGCTGTATGGTGATGAGGGAGACATTTGGCGGGGCACTGCTCAGCCAGGTGAAGTGCCTTGTGTGCAAGGGAGAGTCAAACAAGACCGACGAGATCATGGACCTCAGCCTCGACCTGCTCGGGACCAGTTCTGTTGGCGATGCCCTTACATGCTTCTTCAAGCCTGAGGTATTGGAGGGTGCAAACAAATACAGTTGTGAAAG ATGCAAGAAGCTCACCTCAGCTCGGAAGCAAATGTTCATACTCAAGGCACCTAAGGTTCTTGTTATACAACTCAAG AGGTTCGATGGAATACATGGTGGGAAGATCAATAGGAACATAGAGTTCAAGGAAGGTCTTGTTCTTTCCGACTTCATGTATGACAAAAACCAG GACCCACAACCGGTATATAATCTTTTTGGCAGCATCGTCCATTCAGGTTTCTCCCAAGATTCTGGTCATTACTATGCATATGTTAAG GATGCTACTGGTCGCTGGTACTGTTGTAATGATTCTCAGGTCTCCCTGTCAAGATCTCAGGACGTTTTGACTGAGAAGGTCTATATCCTATTCTATATACTGAGTTCCAAAACTCAAACAAATAGTACAAATGGTTACTCTTCTAGTGCAGTTAAATCTTCCAACACCAATGGGAATGGCATATCAAGTGCCGCATGTAGTGAGCCCCTGAAGATACCATTAGTGAAGCAGAACGGCTCATGCTCTACTAAAGGTATTGTGCCACTACCCCTAAAGAATGGCAAGATTGCACCAGGTCTACAGTTCAAGCCGATCCACTTGAAGAATACAGGAACAGAGAAGGTTGCATCAAATGGCAAACCGCACCCCGTTTTGAGAAAGCCAGAAGTTAATGAAGCCACAGCACTAGTGGAATCGAACGGATGCGGACCCGCAAAATCTGCAGAACCCAGTGAAGGGTATGCTAATGGTAGTATTTCCTGCGATAAGTTGGACGCTGATTCACAAAGAATGTTGCAAGGCACAGATGGAAATGGACATCCAGTTCATTTTGTTGGCCTCCAAGAGACCAGTGGTGCCAAGGCCACGTGTGCTGAAAACCCCCCTGAACAGCCATCTAGTGTTGTTACCTCAACATTGGACAAGAGCATTTGTAGTTCAGAAAAGGGTCCTAAAAGCTCAGTTTTACACCCTGAAGTATCTGCTGACTCAGTCAAAGCAGTGGTGGCTTCAGCCAAGGACAGTGCATGCTTGAAGCATCATCTTGAAGAAGGAAAGTTTAAGGAAAT GCTTGCTGAATCAGCATCTTCTGAGCTTCGGTCGTCTGGTTGGGCGGATGATGTATGTAATTTTATGCGTTCTGCAAAGAGGCAGTGTATACAGAACACAGGCATGTCTCAAGATAGTGAGGCAATCAG GAAGCAGCTAATAAGTGATTCTGGAAGAGTATTTAGGTCCAAAATTCCAGAGTTACTGCGGGAAGATCTGATTCAATCCCTGAGATCATACTTCGAGGATAAATTTTGA